Genomic window (Desulforegula conservatrix Mb1Pa):
TACGAATGGGCATAGCATAATGAGAGGCGGAACAAGGCAAGGAGCCGGGCGAAAGCCCGGCAGTTCAAATAAAGAGAAGAAGCCAGGGCGCAACCTGACAAAGCAGATCAGATGGTACGAATCAGAATGGGAGCAGATTGAAGCGGCTGCTGAAAAAGCTGGAATGACTCCGAGTGAATTTATTCGTAATGCTGCACTGGGTAAACTTGGGTAAATATTGAAGCCC
Coding sequences:
- a CDS encoding plasmid mobilization protein translates to MRGGTRQGAGRKPGSSNKEKKPGRNLTKQIRWYESEWEQIEAAAEKAGMTPSEFIRNAALGKLG